A single genomic interval of Corylus avellana chromosome ca10, CavTom2PMs-1.0 harbors:
- the LOC132163666 gene encoding gibberellic acid methyltransferase 2-like, which translates to MKESIAISTNREALEPEYKYCLQTWAGGLDRFLSMQGGDDDGSYAKNSEAPASAITICKPLFLVAIQSLKLFRREEEMDSVRIADLGCATGYNTLATIDMVVESLRHRYIQECGLEPEFEAFFADLPSNDFNSLFRSLPAAMLSDGKTRRYFAAGVPGSFYGRLFPKRKLHVVVSLSALQWLSKIPDEVLDNKSPAWNKGRAWIDGAKGEVVEAYAKQSEEDLESFLRCRKEEIVRGGMLFMVMGGRPRSEQPENQLGDPDSRAKHPFTTSMDQAWQVLLNEGLIDEETRDGFNIPVYMRSTEEVERGIKRCGGFEIQRIEYQKIVEHSEEKHEEWIKDPVSYGRAKANLVRATLRPIAETHLGPYLSEELFKRYENRVSSDTVLLHKTCFYGVIIACAIRK; encoded by the exons atgaaggaatcAATTGCCATATCTACCAATAGAGAGGCTTTAGAGCCCGAATACAAGTACTGCTTGCAGACATGGGCCGGAGGCCTTGATAGATTTCTTAGTATGCAAGGTGGAGATGATGACGGCAGCTATGCAAAGAATTCAGAAGCTCCTGCATCTGCAATCACCATATGTAAGCCATTGTTCTTAGTGGCTATACAATCTCTGAAACTTTTTAGGAGAGAGGAGGAAATGGATTCTGTAAGAATAGCTGACTTGGGTTGCGCAACTGGGTACAACACCTTAGCCACAATTGACATGGTTGTTGAGAGTCTAAGACACCGATACATCCAAGAGTGTGGGTTGGAGCCCGAGTTTGAGGCCTTCTTCGCCGATCTCCCTTCAAATGATTTCAACTCTTTATTCCGGTCATTGCCTGCCGCCATGTTATCCGACGGCAAAACAAGGCGATATTTTGCTGCCGGTGTGCCTGGATCATTCTATGGTCGCCTCTTTCCTAAAAGAAAGCTTCATGTCGTGGTTAGCTTAAGTGCTTTACAATGGCTCTCCAAG ATACCAGATGAAGTGCTGGATAACAAATCACCAGCTTGGAACAAAGGGAGAGCGTGGATTGATGGAGCAAAGGGAGAGGTAGTTGAAGCCTATGCGAAGCAATCCGAAGAGGATTTGGAGAGCTTTTTAAGATGCCGGAAGGAAGAGATTGTACGAGGAGGAATGCTGTTTATGGTAATGGGAGGAAGGCCTCGATCCGAGCAACCTGAGAATCAGTTAGGGGATCCAGACTCAAGAGCCAAGCACCCTTTTACAACTTCCATGGACCAGGCTTGGCAAGTCCTATTAAATGAG GGTTTGATAGACGAGGAGACCAGAGACGGGTTCAATATTCCGGTATACATGAGAAGCACGGAGGAGGTTGAGAGGGGAATAAAGAGATGTGGTGGGTTTGAGATACAAAGGATAGAGTACCAGAAGATAGTGGAGCATTCAGAGGAGAAGCATGAGGAGTGGATCAAGGATCCGGTTTCCTATGGGAGAGCCAAAGCAAACCTTGTCCGTGCCACCCTGAGGCCCATAGCAGAGACCCACCTCGGTCCCTACCTCTCTGAGGAGTTGTTCAAGCGCTATGAGAACCGGGTTTCTTCTGATACTGTCCTCCTCCATAAGACTTGTTTCTATGGTGTTATTATTGCTTGTGCAATTAGAAAGTGA